The DNA sequence aagtggAAACCCTGAGTCTGACTTGTTTCTACAGTGGGATTATACCCTGAGCAGGGATATTTGATTCTTTAGATTACTTAAATTTCTCTCCACCATATAAGATCGTTATGCTGAACTGGATCCTTGTTCTCTTTTACAACGGCACCTTGTTTCAGGCCTTTGCACCATCTTAGATGTTTCTTCGACAGACGTGCTTGGTCATGAGAGTGCAGATGGTTTGCCCACAGCCCCAGCACTGCTGCTTTGTATGTGGATGACTTTGCTGTGTCTTTCTCTTACACAGTAAGCATACGTCTGCAGCACGTCCACCTTGTGATGCTACACCCCCATCTATTCCACTGGAATTTCTTAGGCTGTTCGCTACGAGCTGCTGAAGCTCTTCCAGGACACTGCTGTCTGCCCTTGCAATGCCCACAACTTGAACATTTTTGGGGTCAAACACGCAGTCCTCCTCTAGACCGCTGGGCACGGCTTTCATGCCACAATTGGGAGGCACCCAAGCAGTGTCATAGCCCTGTGCGTTCCAGGTGTACTGCAGAGGATGGTTGTCAATGTTAATACGAATGACACGGCCAACGCGAACGCTCAGCTTAAGGGCCACGCGGTCTGAAGGGTTACTCTTTAATGGATATCGCTCTGCCTTTTTCCTATCACGGCTGACGTACACGCCTCTTCCAAGCATGCCGCCTGATGACTGCTGAAAGCCATTGGCAATGATGAGCCGTGCATTGGCAATGCTGGTGCCGTGGTACATGGTGTAGACCCCGCTGTTTCTGGGCTGCTGAGATGCCCCCAGCTCCAAATGAGAGTCATCATCATAGGTCACCTCCCAGCCGAAGAACTGCAGTGACATCCTGCTTTAACAGAGGGAGCCTTtcgcagcagctctgtgacaaatgaacacagagaagGCATCATGTTCTAACAGATTTCAGAGTGATTTCTCTGCCACTTTTCAGTCCCAGTATTTTGAAGATTTCTGAATGTTCAAACCACAGTATCAGCTGATATTCTTATAAACATAGACtattatataaacacacattgttttcaATTTCAATAAACTCTTATATACATATGTAATAGAGGCAGGATACAACTGTTACACAACAAGCTTTATTGTTCAAAATGCCATTTGGCATTTAAACAGCCAGCTTCATTGCGAATTTGAAATTACCCTTAGCATCTTTGTGAGCATTTTGTTTCTTAATGGTGCATATAGGACGGCATATAAGCCAATATCAATATTGGTGGATTAGATCAGTTGATCAAGAGGTCGGACTCCACTTTGTGCTCACCAAATGAATTTGATAACTTAAATTACTaattacttttcagattacatactgcatttaaatggattttgtttgtttgtttgttttttaccagcaatcacaaaaaaataataactaacaaacaaaacattctgatCAGAAATTGTCCagtattatttacttttaactGTACCTTTGATACTTAAGTGCATTTCCAGAAAGGTACTTTCAATATGAAGGTAACTTACAtgtaatataaaatatgttaaCGTTTTCAAAGTAATAGTAAAgtgcttttactcaagtgtgaATTTTAGGTACTTTTTACATCACCGTGTTCCGGTTGCACTAACGTTACCTGTCAAATATCTCTAATGCAGCTGACCCACTATACCTCACAGTGATCCTATTTAAAATCTACAGGAGGCTATGTGTTTCGTAAAAGCAATGAAGAtaggtgatgtcatcaaataTGATTTTAAGAAACATCTGAAGGTTTCAACAAGACATTCATAAGTGGGTCACAAACTCTGGTCTAAATACACTTAGGACTCTTTTAATCGCAAGCTAGCATAAGCTAGCCTCCGACTGACTTTAACCAATTTCCATGTACAACTTCCTgtaatacatttcatttatacACACATTACATGCTGTTGGACAGATCATCTTCTAATCTAATCTTTAAAGCGGTGCAATGTCGTTTAATCTTAAAAACTCCATGTTAAGCAACAGCGGATATGTTCGCAAACCTTACCGTCAGCGAGGCACAATTCACTAACTTATCCTCaataactttcacttttgtttcgtcgtcttttgccttttttagcCCTCGTCAAATTGCTCCTATTGACTTACCCTACTTTTACTCGCCACCACCGTGGccggttagctcagttggttagAGCGTGGTGCTAATAACGCCAAGGTCGCGGGTTCGATCCCCGTACGGGCCACAGATATTTTTCTCAACTTTCAATTATGCTGTTTCTCTCTGGCAGACATAACTTCTTAAATATGCATGATAATATCACTTCAGAGCTAGACCATTTTGCtcaaatgtatttgtctctATTACATTGCATGACAGCTGTTCGAATTATAAGATGAAAACTGGATTACTCCATTGGTGCATATTCCTACATACCTTGTGTTTAATCATATGGCAGTGAACTTGGAGGCCAGATAGTATTCCAGCAGAGGAACAATAAGTATAGAGTGAGGCAGGTGTCATTTTTGCCCTGTAGTATGTTAATCCAGTCACTGACATGATATGTTGAAAAAACCCAGTTGAGGGTTGCTGTAGGAAGTTCGGTCgattttcattctttaataGCGTATACACTTATGGTCTCAGATCAAGAGGCCATTACAATTTGTTACAAAAATTGCTCTGCCCTTGTAAATATAACTACACAAATCTGTGTCTTGTATAGTTGGAAACTCTTGGGAATTTCTTGTACCAgcctaaaaaaaatctataattcAGACTTCCCTCATATCTTTAGTTTACCTCTAGACTGCAAACAGCCAGTCTGTGGCCTGTGGCacacttgattttttaaaatatctgcaATTTTGCAACCTCCTATATGATCATGCTTCTCCATCCTGAATTTTGTATCAGCACGAGTATGAAATCATGAAGTTGTGGAGTTTATCTGAGCTGAATCAAATCACACCACACTGGGTCTGATGATATCACAATGACATTCAATGGCTTTGGTTCTGTTACATCATCAAGtgttaagtacatttaatttttcCCAGTGAATCAAAATCCTGCATGTTGTCAAATATTaggtaatttttatttttttttcaaaagcattACATCTAGTGTTTTAAATTGACTGTCTGTGATCATAATGCCTGCTGATCAGAGAATAGCAGACATAACAAAATATGGTATGTATGGTAAAGTATGGTACATATGGATCCTCTGAGCTCTGTTCACACGCTCTCTTCTCCCATCGCCCCGGTCAGGGTTTGCCTGGACAGACATGCTTGGTCATGAGAATGCAGATGTTTTTCCCACAATCCCAACACGGTTGCTTGATGTGTGGAGAGCCCTGCTGGGTCTTTCTCTTGCACAGGGAACACACATCTGCAGTCCCATCGCCTCTTCCCCCACGTCCCTTGGACTTCTGGGCCAGAAGCTGCTGAAGTTCTTTCAGCACGGTGTTGTTTGGTGCCTGTGCAATGCCGACCACCTCTACTCTTTTGGGATCAAACACGCAATCCTCCTCGAGGCCTCCCATGATACAGTTGGGGGGCACCCAGGCAGTGTCATAGCCGTGTGAATGCCAGTTTAACTGCAGAGGATGGTTGTCCTTGTCAATACGCTTGACACGTCCAGGGCGCACGCGTAACTCAAAGATCACACGGTCTGAATTTTGAGCATTACGGGGATAAGCAGATGCTTTTTTCTTATCACGACTGACATAAACGCCTTGTCCCAGCCTGCCACCTGACGAGGGCTTAAAACCACTGTCAATGATGATCCGTGCACTGGCGACGCTGGTCCCATGGTACATGGTGTAGACGCCTCGTTTTTGGGGTTTCTGGGAGGGCGCCAGCTCTACGGCAGGAAAAGAAGCACCATCGTCGACCACCTCCCATCCTGAGAAGTGCACCGACATCCTGATTTAGGAATGTGACGGCTCTGCAGCACTGtgagaaataaatacagaaatgtggCGCCATGTTAGAGCAGATTAAAGGGCAATCagtagccccttttagatagaaaagcTTTACATTCCACCCCATTGGACTTTACAACTGGCTccttagcagggggcttttaattcGAAAGTAGCAACCATTAGTAGCTTGCCcctacaacaacaagcagacaaccAAGatagctacagagaccgaggagacgctagcatctcctggatctcagcggctttgcagttgctcatcttgacatgCGTGGATGAAATCatgaactgactgctgtgatcagctgtttcctggttttaaaactcgCCGGCTGTGGGAcgcacaacagtgcacatcATCGACACttccgcccatctcacgcaattgcTGGCACATCGACGGCTCATATTTACACAGAAATGGAGGGGGAAAAAGTGCACCCTCTGAAGCATCAAATaggcggaccaaaacagaccctcAATTTACAGCCTTCTGTCTAAATTTGCAGACCTAGCTGcaaaaatgacagcaaagttggcggcttgctgcccagtataaaaacggATACAGTGTAACATTTCCTTAAAAGTGTAGTTCATTATTGTCATCAAATATTGACACACTGGGGTGGTTGGCAGCCATCAActcaaaatgtcagtatttgatgacctgggaatgagactcaacaattaaCTATCTTCCTCCAGAATCAATTTATGCACCCTTATCAGAGGCATAAAAAAGCCACACATTCAGTTGGTCAGCCTAGTCCAGTGGTCCTCAACCCCTAGAGTTACTCCTGAAAATGAAGCCAACTGCATTTCTGTTATTATACAGGGTTCTTATTAGGTTTTGTTGAGCAAAACAAATGCACGTATAGTTTACCCAAACTAGAGCTGCCAGGAGTACTGGTATTATTTACTTTTGACAACCTGTGAGATGTTACTGAAACaaagttaactttgttttactaTTAGTAGTCattaaaactttgttttagtgctgtaCCACCAGGCTACAGAGCAGTTTATTTCTTCTGGCTGCGAGATCCTTAAATTCATCATCAGCCCAAAAACATATTCTTTGCTTTTATGAAATATCCAGCCCAGATAAATTGGAATCTGACCCAGTGACAGATTGTATTATATTAGATtggattagattagattaaattttactgtcactgtgaaaAGCACGGACACAGCTAAATGCAGTTAACATTTAACCAGAGGTGCAATAAAGGGCAGTTTGGAGTGGTGTGGAGTTCAGGAGAGTGACAGGCGCATAGAAAAAACTTCACTGAACCTGCTGGTCAGGCATCAAGATTAATTATGTAGAACTAATAAACCAATCATCGGTTTTGAATAGCAACTGTTTCATATTACATTACTGTATATATGCCAGTATTAGTTGCCAGGTGAGGCTAGCTGTTTTAACTGGCGATCTTAAATCAAAGTCAAccttttattattataaagtCTAATTCATATTTGTCTTTAAACTCACTGCATTCCTCCTGTGTTGTATTTGAAGTACCCCTGTTTTGTGTGGAGGTGCTCTGCTAATGAACCTGCTTTGccttgtgtctgtttctgtttctgtttcttcttcgtATGTTTGGTcatgtttgctctgtgtgacCTGAAATTCGTCCATCTTTTACCTGTTATAGCCATGCACCTTGATACTCCTCCTGTTTCCAatacttgttttcttttgtttgtttaaattcatTCAGCTTCACTATGAACTGCCCTCGCACTTTTCCCCACACGTGTCAGCCTTAACATTATCACtctacatcatcatcagcttcatGACTCCTGTTGGCTATTTTGTTAAACTTCAGTAGAAATCTAGTAAAAGCAAGCAGTGTGTCCTTTATAAACATTTACACCTTACCGTGAGTGAGGCGTTGTTTCAGCTGTCGGTTTTACTTTCTGTTCATGGAGCCTTATCTTTACATGTTTAGTGACGTCACATTGCAGAATTCCACGGccggttagctcagttggttagAGCGTGGTGCTAATAACGCCAAGGTCGCGGGTTCGATCCCCGTACGGGCCACTGACGTTTTCTGAATTTTCAATTATGCTGTCGATCTCTGGCAGACATTACTCCTTAAAGATGCATAAGAATATCACTTCAGAGTTTGAGCATTTTGTCTCGAATGGATGCGTCTTTGCATTGGTGCATATTCCTACATACCTTGTGTTTAATCATATGGCAGTGAACTTGGAGGCCAGATAGTATTCCAGCAGAGGAACAATAAGTATAGAGTGAGGCAGGTGTCATTTTTGCCCTGTAGTATGTTAATCCAGTCACTGAGATGATGTGTTGAAAAAACCCAGTTGAGGGTTGCTGTAGGAAGTTCGGTCgattttcattctttaataGCGTATACACTTATGGTCTCAGATCAATAGGCCATTACAATTTGTTACAAAAATTGTTCTGCCCTTGTAAATATAACTACACAAATCTGTGTCTTGTAAAGTTGGAAACTCTTGGGAATTTCTTGTACCAGCCTGGAAAAATCTATAATTCAAACTTCCCTCATATCTTTAGTTTACCTCTAGACTGCAAACAGCCAGTCTGTGGCCTGTGGCAcacttgatttttaaaatgtctgtaattTTGCAACCTCCTATATGATCATGCTTCTCCATCCTGAATTTTGTAACAGCACGAGTATGAAATCATGAAGTTGTGGAGTTTATCTGAGCTGAATCAAATCACACCACACTGGGTCTGATGATATCACAATGACATTTAATGGCTTTGGTTCTGTTACATCATCAAGTGTTAAGTACATTTAGTTCATCCCGGTAAATCAAAATCCTGCATGTTATCAGGCATTAGGtaaattcatctttaaaaaaagcattacatATAGTGTTTCAAATTGACTGTCTGTGATCATAATGCCTGCTGATCAGAGAATAGACAGCAGCAGACATAACAAATTAACATTACcgtaaactttttttttaaatcagtgaatGAGAACATGGCAGATGAGACGAAACAGATTGTAATGCACCATGGGACTTGACAAGGTTGACATGATGGGGTAAAGATTGTCATACACTTAAAGGTTTATGGTGTCAGTTCGTCAAGAAGACTTTGTAGATCACTCACTGATGtcctccaaaacaacaaacaaaactgtaactAATATAACGTGTTGCACCAATACCATTTCTCCATTTCTTTACGAAAACAATAAGATTGAGACGATGATCCCTGTTTACCAAGTGTGATTACATCATGAGTTAAGAACTGATGCTCTAATCAACACCAGTCTCCAGCACATGCGAGGCCGTATGGATCCTCTGAGCTCTGTTCACACGCTCTCTTCTCCCATCGCCCCGGTCAGGGTTTGCCTGGACAGACATGCTTGGTCATGAGAATGCAGATGTTTTTCCCACAATCCCAACACGGTTGCTTGATGTGTGGAGAGCCCTGCTGGGTGTTTCTCTTGCACAGGGAACACACATCTGCGGCCCCATCGCCTCTTCCCCCACGTCCCTTGGACTTCTGGGCCAGAAGCTGCTGAAGTTCTTTCAGCACGGTGTTGTTTGGTGCCTGTGCGATGCCGACCACCTCTACTCTTTTGGGATCAAACACGCAATCCTCTTCAAGGCCGCTGGGCACAGATTTCATGCCACAGTTGGGGGGCACCCAGGCAGTGTCATAGCCATGTGAATGCCAGTTTAACTGCAGAGGATGGTTGTCCTTGTCAATACGCTTGACACGTCCAGGGCGCACGCGTAACTCAAAGATCACACGGTCTGAATTTTGAGCATTACGGGGATAAGCAGATGCTTTTTTCTTATCACGACTGACATACACACCCTTTCCCAGCATGCCACCTGACGACGGCTTAAAACCATTGGCAATGATGATCCGTGCACTGGCGACGTTGGTCCCATGGTACATGGTGTAGACGCCTCGTTTTTGGGGTTTCTGGGAGGGCGCCAGCTCCACGCCAGGAAAAGAAGCACCATCGTCGACCACCTCCCATCCTGAGAAGTGCACCGACATCCTGATTTAGGAATGTGACGGCTCTGCAGCACTGtgagaaataaatacagaattGTGGCGCCATGTTAGAGCAGATTAAAGGGCAATCACAGTGTAACATTTCCTTAAAAGTGTAGTTTATTATTGTCATCAAATATTGACACATTAAGGTGGTTGGCAGCCATCAActcaaaatgtcagtatttgacaacctggtAATCTTCCTCCAAAATCGCTCTATTATTTACTTTAATCTGTTCTCTTCactttcaaaatatttttcatgtttagaTTTTTGTGATTACTTTTTTCTATTTGGTTTATTAGTCAGGAAAAGCACTTATTAAAGTTGCTACAAGGAACATTAACTATTGATTTTGTGGgtaaagatcttgatctggctggtacatgcatttgttttgagaaactttttgaattcattttttttctttttttaaatacagctgtttttctttaatagAAGTAATgcatctgttttgtgtctgtgcaagATCAATACCTGTAAGATGACAACTTGGAAACAAGTAAACTTTTTAAACCTTTGAGggctgtaccaccagactaaGTGGAGTTCATTTCCTCTGGCATCGAGATCATCATCAGCCCAAAAACATATTCTTTGCTTGGCCAGGTGTTTTAACTGGCAACCTAAATTCAAACTTAAACCAGAGTCAAACTTTTATCATTATAAAGTCgtatttatatttgtctttaaacTCACTGCATTCCTTTCATGTTGCATTTAAAGCACTCCCTTTGCTTTCTTGTGTGGAGGTGCTCTGCTAATGAACCTGCTTTGCCTTGTGTCTGTTTCTTCCTCGTATTGATCAAGTTTGCTTAGTGTGACCTGAAGTTCGTCCATCTTTTACCTGGCACTACCTTGAATCTTGATACCCTTGCCATATCCAGCATACTTATTTTCTTTCGTACAGTCGTTCAGCTTTACTAAGAACTGCCCTCGCACTTTTCCCCACACGTGTCAGCCATAACATTATCATTCTACACAATCATCGCTGCTTCATGACTCCTGTTGGCTATTTTGTTAAACTTCAGTAGAAATCTAGCAAAAGCAAGCagacattttacaaacatttacatcttaCCGTGAGTGAGGCGTTGTTTCAGCTGTCGGCTCAGTTAACTTTCACTTTCCATTTGTTGAGTTTCATTTACAGATTTGATGACGTCACAACCAGGAATCTCCATGGccggttagctcagttggttagAGCGTGGTGCTAATAACGCCAAGGTCGCGGGTTCGATCCCCGTACGGGCCACATACCTTTTCTGTTATCGAATCCATTGTTTCCGCTCAGCATTCACTGGTTTGAATGACATCAGATCAAACCTTGGCAATTATCAGGCTGCTGataaaatatgcagaaattTTGGAGCAACAGTCAGAGAGGATAGGGGACATCAGAAACAACCTGGAGTAATGACACTCACGGTGCACATGCTCAGTCAGTTTCCCTTCATTCTTGCTAAAAAGGGAGCCACATTTGAGAGTTCCTGACAGTGTTATCtacaaaaggttttttttttttaaggtaaaaaaaattaCTATTCTTTCTGATGTACAATTTTGGATGTGGTTATAAGATCAAATGTATATGAATTCAAGAATTTTGTAAGCTAAAAATAGCTAACAAGTGTCAAACTAGCAGTCAAGCTAGCCCACATGTGATGAAAACATGGTTGGTGATACTGGGACGGTTGTAACGCCCCATTACAACCGTCCCAGTATCACTAACCaagtttcatttatattttaaaaattagCTAAGGTTATGGATAGAGTTGCAGGTATTGGTATTAAAGGGAAACAATGCAGTTCTGGCAATTTCTTTGCCAAAGTTGAATGGGTGGTTTTTCTGCTCACAGGTGCTAGGGGGAAGTGAAACGGCCACCATTCACCCCAGAAACCATGACCATTCCAATGACTCCGAAGCTGTTAAGGTAAATTGAGCTAATAAACTGCATAGTTTCCCTTTAATGtgcaaattaaaagtaaaatgtgcaCTGTGCATTCATCAAGCTGGGGAAGAACAGTCTGTtggggggagaaagaaaaagggaaaaaatgagagaaaacgagatgaaaacagaatgatTTAGCCCCCACTGTCACTCCTGTTGCATTTAAAATTCTGCATATTTcgttaatgtttttaaattcactaaatttgttttctttttgtttttattgaggaGGAAGCAATGTACACTGGAGCGCTGGTTCGAGTCCTGGCCTCCGCAGGATTAACTTGTATAATATGCACtgcaaatgtctttgtgttgccCTTGTAAACTTGAGTTTATAGACTTTACTTATAAGACTTGtgtaatatatttaatgttaataCACTAGTATTAAAAAACTTGCTCTGTCTAGACTATTTATTATCAGAGAGTTGTATTGAAGCTCACCATGTTTTGCACTGAGCTCCACCTAgtgtgtcataaaaaaaaattcacattcaAGAATGAATAGAACTGAGACAATATTCTAATAACAAAAGTCTGCAAATCTTATGACTAGGTCTTTGAAActggtgaaacaaaaacatcttgGCCTCTGGCAAACGGTGATGACCATTTCAGAAAACGCTGTATTTTAATTCCAGTTATTTGACAGTCACTAGTTAGTGGAAAAATTTTCTTCACACAAAATATAaccccttttgtttttattttaaaacagacGGGTCCAGTTAGAAATACTTTTCatggtaaaaatacaaacatagtAGAGAGataatgtttcacatttcaatATGATTTAAAATCATTATGAGTTTGTGGAAACAGAGGTACGGCACACTGTACATAAGGAAGTTGGgtaaacattttgatgataatgataatcattTAGGATTTTGGTTCATGATCTCCAACAACTGCTCCTTTGGAAGAGCCTCTACAGAGGGGCAGTAAACCGTGCCTTTGTATTGGCTTTGTCCGGTCTCTGCAGTGTGGAACTACCTGCATTTCTTGCACGTGCTAGGCAAATCTAGCCCCTGCATGACCACTGTGGTGTCCTGCCTCTTCACCCTTTTGTTGTGCCACTGCACCGGGGCAATGAGGCTCACACTGGTAATAATTGTCCCATTGAGCAGAATGTGCCGCCTAACTTCCCATAGTCCTCCAGGATGAGATCCCATCTAGAGATTGTGTCACCCCCTTTCTTCCTGGAACTATGGTGGATGGCACACAGCCTGATGAAGATCAACTCAAGCAGGCAGCAGCAATCTGGCCACTGGGCAATTGGGGCAGGTGTGGCCAGAGCATGCCTCTTCACACTCTCCACCCCTGGAGTGAACTCCTGTCTCTATTTGGGAGAACGGAACCTCCCTGTGTCCAGCCTGCTCTGATGTCTGGCAGCGAACAAACCCTCAGCTTGTCATATTCCAGCAGGTTCTGCCAAAGAGCAACAATACTGC is a window from the Acanthopagrus latus isolate v.2019 chromosome 5, fAcaLat1.1, whole genome shotgun sequence genome containing:
- the LOC119020110 gene encoding uncharacterized protein LOC119020110 produces the protein MSVHFSGWEVVDDGASFPAVELAPSQKPQKRGVYTMYHGTSVASARIIIDSGFKPSSGGRLGQGVYVSRDKKKASAYPRNAQNSDRVIFELRVRPGRVKRIDKDNHPLQLNWHSHGYDTAWVPPNCIMGGLEEDCVFDPKRVEVVGIAQAPNNTVLKELQQLLAQKSKGRGGRGDGTADVCSLCKRKTQQGSPHIKQPCWDCGKNICILMTKHVCPGKP
- the LOC119020108 gene encoding uncharacterized protein LOC119020108 is translated as MSLQFFGWEVTYDDDSHLELGASQQPRNSGVYTMYHGTSIANARLIIANGFQQSSGGMLGRGVYVSRDRKKAERYPLKSNPSDRVALKLSVRVGRVIRINIDNHPLQYTWNAQGYDTAWVPPNCGMKAVPSGLEEDCVFDPKNVQVVGIARADSSVLEELQQLVANSLRNSSGIDGGVASQGGRAADVCLLCKRKTQQSHPHTKQQCWGCGQTICTLMTKHVCRRNI
- the LOC119020109 gene encoding uncharacterized protein LOC119020109: MSVHFSGWEVVDDGASFPGVELAPSQKPQKRGVYTMYHGTNVASARIIIANGFKPSSGGMLGKGVYVSRDKKKASAYPRNAQNSDRVIFELRVRPGRVKRIDKDNHPLQLNWHSHGYDTAWVPPNCGMKSVPSGLEEDCVFDPKRVEVVGIAQAPNNTVLKELQQLLAQKSKGRGGRGDGAADVCSLCKRNTQQGSPHIKQPCWDCGKNICILMTKHVCPGKP